The DNA region GCGCCGGCACCCACCAGGTGTCACCCGCGTCCTTCGGGCGCACCGGATAGGCGCGCTGCGCCGCCTCGAGCAGTTCCTGCACCCGCTCGCGCAGCCGGCGGGTGATCGCACCGGCGTACTGGTCGGCGGGGGCCTCCATGGGCTCGCCGACCCGGATGGTGATCGGGGTGTGGCTGCGCCGGAAATTGCGTGGCCGGCCCTTGGTCCACAGGCGCTGGGTGCCCCACAGGGCCATCGGGATCAGCGGCACGCCGGCCTCCTGGGCCAGCCGCGCGGCGCCCGACTTGAAGCTCTTCAGCGTGAACGACTGGGAGATCGTCGCCTCGGGGAACACTCCGACGATCTCACCGGAGCGCAGCGACGCGAGGGCGTGCGCGTAGGCGTCCTCACCCTGCTTGCGGTCGACCGGGATGTGCTTCATGCCGCGCATCAGCGGTCCGGAGACCTTGTGCCGGAAGACCGACTCCTTCGCCATGAAGCGGACGAGCCGCTTCTGCGGCAGCGCGCCGAGTCCGGTGAAGATGAAGTCGAGATAGCTGATGTGATTGCTGACCAGAACCGCGCCACCGGTCTTCGGGATGTGCTCCGAACCCTGGGTGTCGATCTTCAGGTCGAGCGCCTTGAACAGCGTGCGAGCGGCGCCGATGACCGGCCGATAGACGAGTTCTGCCATCTGGATGAAGACCCTTCTTCAATGCCTGGGGTGGGTTCTCCCGGCGGAAGTTACGCAGCCGTAGGTTTTCGGCATTGGGGCGATCGTGCCCCATGTGCGACGCCGTGGCCAGCCCCAAAGGCCTCGGGGCGAGAGATTCTCGTCACGTGAAACCTCCGGGAATGTAACGCGGTGGCCCGGTGCTGACCCTTTGCGCAGAGCTCTGAGGAGGAGACCGGGATGGACGGGCAGACGATCGGCGACCCCCTGGACGCCGCGCAACTCGGTGCGCCGCTGGGGGAGCGGGCCACTCTCGTGCAGTTCTCGAGCGCGTTCTGCAGGCCCTGCAGCGCCACGCGGCGCACGCTCGCGGAGGTGGCCGGAATGGTCGACGGGGTCGCCCACATCGAGATCGACGCCGAGGCGCACCTCCCGCTCGTCCGCAGCCTCCGCATCAGCCGGACGCCGACCGTCCTCGTGCTCGACGCGGACGGGCGCGTC from Streptomyces sp. B1I3 includes:
- a CDS encoding 1-acyl-sn-glycerol-3-phosphate acyltransferase; the protein is MAELVYRPVIGAARTLFKALDLKIDTQGSEHIPKTGGAVLVSNHISYLDFIFTGLGALPQKRLVRFMAKESVFRHKVSGPLMRGMKHIPVDRKQGEDAYAHALASLRSGEIVGVFPEATISQSFTLKSFKSGAARLAQEAGVPLIPMALWGTQRLWTKGRPRNFRRSHTPITIRVGEPMEAPADQYAGAITRRLRERVQELLEAAQRAYPVRPKDAGDTWWVPAHLGGTAPTPAEARERG
- a CDS encoding thioredoxin family protein; this encodes MDGQTIGDPLDAAQLGAPLGERATLVQFSSAFCRPCSATRRTLAEVAGMVDGVAHIEIDAEAHLPLVRSLRISRTPTVLVLDADGRVVRRAAGQPRTADVVAALGEAM